In the Lactobacillus paragasseri genome, AATATTAGTAATAGTTCAAAATGGGTTGTAACTGGAAATTCTACAGTTACAAATCTAAGTGTAGCTAAGGGTGGAAAAGTAGTTGACGCCAAAGGACGTAAAGTAACTATTGTCGAAAATGGTAAGACTGTTCAAAAGGGCAGTAGTCCATATAAAATTACGGTGAAAGGGGCGTTTTCAGAAAAAAATTAAAAACAATATCCTATTTCCTAAATTCACTTATTTATCTCACATCATATGAATAGCACTAAAAAGCAGTAAGAGTTATCTCTTACTGTTTTTTTGATTTAGAAATTTAACGTGGTTATGATATTAATAATACACATCAATAACTTGAAGGTGTTAAATATGGAAAATCTAGATAGCGAAAGATCACTTTATATTGAAGCTATTACTCAAGAAGTCAGCAAGATTTTGGCGAAAGAAGAAAAAATTCCATTAGAAAATGCAGAACACAATTTTATCCATTCAAGAACATACAATTATTTGGCATACTCTAATGATCCTTTTATCGAAGATGGACCAGAAGATTTTGTTGATTTATATCATAACGAACAAAAATATCATCGTTTAGTTTCTACTACTCAATTATTGGTGGAACAAGAAAATAAAAATTAGCTTAATATTTTTAATAATGGTATCATTTACCTAATTAAAGAAATGGGGTAAATAATTATGAGAAGATACTTCAGTGTTCGTGGAGGCGCAGGTGACTTAACTAAGCCTGATGTTAATACTAGACCACAAGATAATTTATATTTAGCAGTTAACTCTGAGTGGCTTTCAAAAGCAAAGATTCCAGCCGACAGAACTTCAACTGGAATTAATTTAATTTTAGATATGCGAATTGAAGACAAGCTTATGAAGGATTTTGCTGAATTTGCCAATGGTAAGAAGCCGCTTCCTGATGTAGCAAACTTTGAAAAGGCAATTAACTACTACAAGTTGGCAGCTGATTTTGATAAGAGAAATAAGGATCAAGCAGAACCAATTAAGAAAGACTTAGGCAGATTAGCTTCTTTAAAGAATTTTGAAGAATTTAATCAAAAAGCGGCTCAATTAATATCGAGTGGCTATGAATTACCGTTTGATATCTATGTATCTGAGGATATGAAGGATACAGATCATAATGCCCTATATGCGACTGGACCACAGCTTTTCTTGCCAGATACTACCGCTTATCAAGTTCCGGATGCTGAAAAGTTACTTGCTGTCTTAGAGAAGCAAACTGTAAAATTGCTTACTATGGTTGGAATAAGTGAAGAACAAGCTAAAACTTGGGCTAAGAGTGGAATTGAATTTGATAAAAAACTTTCTAAGATTTTGAAGTCAACAGAAGAATGGGCTGATGAAGTGGCAATGTATAATCCAGCTAGTTTGTCTGACTTTGAAGCAAAATTTGATCAGTTTGATATCAATTCATTCTTAAAGCAGCTTTTGCCTGAAATGCCTGAAAAGGTAATTGTAGCAGAACCACGTTACTTTAACCATATTAATGATTTCTTGAGTGAGAGCGAATTCGAAGAATTTAAGAGCTGGATGATTATTAAATTTATCAATAAAAGTGCAACCTACTTATCTCAAGATTTTAGAGAAGCTGCTTTTCCATTCAGACAAGCAGTTTATGGTGTTCCAGAGTTACCATCTCAAGATAAGCATGCATATCGCCTAGCTAATGTGGCTTTTGATGAAGTAATTGGTATTTACTATGGTAAAACTTATCTAGGAGATGAAGCCAAGGCTGACGTAATTAGTATGATTAAAAAGATGCTTAAGGTTTATGAACAAAGAATTCAAGAAAATACCTGGCTTTCAGAGCCTACTAAAAAACAAGCTATTATTAAATTAAAGGCTTTAAAGTTAAAGGTTGGCTATCCTGAAAAGAATAGAGCTCTTTTTGATAATTTAGTTGTAGATCCAAACAAGACTTTATACGAAAACCATGTTTTGATTAATCAAGAAAGAATTAAAGATATTCTTCAAAGATTAAATAAAAAGCCTGATAAAAGTATTTGGGAAATGCCAGGTAACTTGAACAACGCTTGCTACGACCCTTATAAGAATGACTTAACCTTCCCAGCA is a window encoding:
- a CDS encoding M13 family metallopeptidase, translated to MRRYFSVRGGAGDLTKPDVNTRPQDNLYLAVNSEWLSKAKIPADRTSTGINLILDMRIEDKLMKDFAEFANGKKPLPDVANFEKAINYYKLAADFDKRNKDQAEPIKKDLGRLASLKNFEEFNQKAAQLISSGYELPFDIYVSEDMKDTDHNALYATGPQLFLPDTTAYQVPDAEKLLAVLEKQTVKLLTMVGISEEQAKTWAKSGIEFDKKLSKILKSTEEWADEVAMYNPASLSDFEAKFDQFDINSFLKQLLPEMPEKVIVAEPRYFNHINDFLSESEFEEFKSWMIIKFINKSATYLSQDFREAAFPFRQAVYGVPELPSQDKHAYRLANVAFDEVIGIYYGKTYLGDEAKADVISMIKKMLKVYEQRIQENTWLSEPTKKQAIIKLKALKLKVGYPEKNRALFDNLVVDPNKTLYENHVLINQERIKDILQRLNKKPDKSIWEMPGNLNNACYDPYKNDLTFPAGILQAPFYDAKQSRAANYGGIGATIGHEVSHAFDNNGAQFDEKGNMKNWWTKEDFAEFNKRTKAVADIFDGLQYGPVKVNGKQVVSENIADLSGLSCAIAANKAEGGEMKDLFETYAKSWMQKQRPESIKAEVQSDVHAPQPTRVNIPAQNQEEFYEAYNVTPEDGMWLDPENRITIW